CATTACAGGTGgcaaaagattttttatttttgctttttcgATGGTTTAGTGGCAAAAGATTTGATAAGTCACGTAGCACACGAGGAAGAATATAAATAATGATAATGATTTGTTACGACGaattaattatttgtataaatattgaATGTAAAATTCCAAATAACATTACCAATACTTGTATGAGAGATAAGATCCATTGACAGGTCGTATGCTGATCTGGCATAACTCACTCACTCGCAATATACCACGTAGTGTACTCATTGACGTACTTTTCGGGAGAAGGGGTGGGCCACACATCCCGATGGTCTGGATGTGGCTTCCTGCGGTGTCGTTTTTCGTACTACAACCGGTCCTTTGTTTCTTGGAACTTTATCCTCCTGAGTAGGAttgaacaaaaatttaaaaatctgacTCTGATTCTGATACCGTCTCCGATCTGTCGGTGCTCAGCTCTACTCCTGAGTCCTTTCTTTGTGGCTCTGTGATATAAATAACTTAAAAGGAAAAGTTAGCAATATTACTGTTCCGGTTGGAGTACATCTTTATCCTCAGAAGTGATTCTTCCTGGTTTGGATTGAATTCTCAGTAGCATatgttgtttgaaaaaaaaaaaaagcaatttcCCACTTATATTCGAGGGTCCATCATTGGAATCGGAGCCCATATTTGGTATTTGTGGCCCTTTATCTGCCAACTTCTTCGTGACTTGGTTTGATGTACAGCAGGCACTAATGTGCTGGATTTAGGTTCTACTATTTTCCATGTACTCATCTCATTCAAACACAAAGGTTTCTAGACAAATATCAGACAAGACACCGATAAAAATTCTGCATTGTCCCACATTCAGCCTTTCGAAACTCCCTTGATTTCAGTCCACCTGAGATATTTGTATAGCATATGATGTCACCAAccacaaatttaaaacaatttgaCGAATAATGGGGAATTTTGTTGATATTTTGaagcttataattttatgtcattAAATCCATCTGCTCTCGGACCACAGTTAGCCTGGTAGAACATTATTATAACTATGTGATGCATTGCAATCGaaggcaacaaaaaaaaaaacccctcgGTCTACAGTCGTCAACTAGCCAAAAACGACAATCAACTTATAGAAGGGGCCCAAACACATGGCACCATCTTTCAAGATGCTGAGTGATTTGAGAGACTCACAAACCCCTTGAAGTTGGAAGTAATTTTCATTCCAGCATTCTTAAATTTCAAACTGTAGCACTTAAGTCTCTCTTTATCAGACCACAACTGTGAAAATTAACAGCAAAATAGTCATTACACCAAAGACACAGTCGTTCGATGGTTTTCCTGACATTGACCATACAGGAGTTGGCTCCCCGATCAGTCATATATAAGTTACAATTTTTCAGCCATTTTCCTAATGACAGGTTAATGGAGGGGGGTAGAGTATAACTTCTAGAAACCCCAATAAGTTTTTCTAAAagattaaagaaaatgaaaaattccgGACCTTGATGTTTTCCAAAATTATCCATATTTCTTATTACGTGGGCAATCAAAAGAATAGTTCTAGATCATTGTAACTATAACCCATTAATGGTAGTTACATCTTAGTAACTAGCATACCAAACTAAAAAGTAATAAGGTAAGCATGGGAAGCAGTCTGTCAAATAAGCATCCAGTATACTTACCTATAATGCATTCTCAATTCCACATTGATTCTAACCAATTAATATCTCATAACAAGACGAAAGTCTAACTCAACAAACTGGCAACCGTATATATAGACCACAAGCTAGATGCCTATCtataatcacatttcaatcATTAGCAAAAAACTCTAGATATGCCAATCTAACTTCACTTGTCTAAGCCAAAGCATGAACACGAACAAACTAGTTGTTCATCTGAGCTTATAGATAGTGGCTCTTGCAGTAAGTGCCTTGTGTCTATGAAATCACAAAAAAGCATTTGCTGAAGATAAGGAAACCTGCAAGCAACTTCTATTAAGCAAGATCTACCTTGCATAAGGATGGTAACGACTACTGCCACCATAGCCTGCCCTACCACCATACAAGACTCCTGGTCCTCCATAACCAGGAACAGGGGAGCCTGAACCACCATAGCTGTCATAGCCCCCACCTCCACGTCCATATGCACCTAACCCACTCCCAGCATACCCCCCACCAAGGGCTCCCATATAGGAACCAAAGCGACTAGAATAGCCATATGATGACTCTCCTCGATAACCAGCAAAACCCCCACTGCCAAAACCCCCATAACCACCGCAATAATCATTGCCACCACCATATCCACCATAATCACCAAATCTACCACCACCAAAACTGCCAAGTGACCTATAAGAAGCAGGGGCAAAACCACCACTTCCAAAACCACTATAGGAGTCGCCAAATCCACCAAAATCATCATTGTATGAATGAACCCTAGATTCACTACCAAAAGCAGGAACAGGAGCCGGGTTTGAGGCTTTCTTTGGTTCAGCCTTCTTGATCTCAACCTACAATAAAGAAGTGAGTTAACCTACCTTTTCCACCATCAAGTTATTTTTGAGAGCTCGTCtagagagaaacaaaaaaaacctGTAACGAACTCCACTTAAATCAGAAGACAACAAAAATTACACCCTAAAGCTTGAAAGAAAATGCATAATATCCGAGAGTGATAACTGATAAGAGGAACCAACTGATAGTTATTTCTACTGAGAACCTTTTAAAAGTGCAAAATGGTGTGGCTGCTTTATAAATGACAAAAATATGATTGTTTATATCAGATATCACCAAGAACCATTGCACAAAACTCACCGTTGTACCCGCCATATCAATCATATTGCCACTTGCCAGCAAATGATCAACAACTTTTTCACTGTCAAATACAACAAATCCAAATCCTCGAGAGCGTTTAGTCACATGATCACGTATAATCTCATGTTCCACCACCTTTCCGTGCTTTGAGAAGAAATTCTTGAACTCAtctaatgttaaaaaaaaaaaaataagacacaaatagaagaaatgagaaaatgacTGCCTCAGTATGGTTACAACATCAATAACATGTTAATCCAACATTTAAAGTTCAAACATCAGACCTTCAGTGACCGTCGTTGGAATCCCGCCAAcaaaaattttctttgttttaaaatCATGAACTTCTGCACAACCTTTAGGAACGGTTCTCTTTATCTCGACCTTTTCGAAATTCATAAGGAATATCATATCATACACCTCAAGACATTATCCTCAAAACgaaaaaagaacaaacaaaaaataccaAGCAACGACAGCGCATAGCTGTGCTTTAAAGATGCAATGAAAAAACCACGATGGGTCAAAGTATTTAAGAGAATAAGAAACAGGTGCAGACATGTATACAGTTGGGTAGAAAGAAGAAAACGAGTTGCATTGAACTATTTCAGAGAAAAAAGAGTAACCTGCTTGCCATTGATAATATGATCATCTTGGATAACCTGGTCGACAACAGAAGGATCCTCATAGGTTATGAAACCGAATCCCCTGGGTCGATGTGTGTGCCGGTCTTTCATGATCACTGAGTCGGTTATTGTCCCATACTTTTCAAAGTAGCTCACAAAGGTTTCTGAACTCAGGCACACAACaaaaataacaacatcaacACCATTCATTCATACCCACCACCAGCAACACCCAGAATCATAAGTTATCACTCACTAACTCATTCAAACACGAGCACAAACATCTAAACTGAATCACTCGAAAAGAATAGCAACCACTATTACAAGAGTCTTTTtcttaaaagaacaaaaaaaaccGACGCATATCACATATTCAAAAATCCCCATCATTGCATCAAGAGATCATTGGTTACCTCATCCGAAAAACaacgaaaaagaagagaaaaacttGCGCATAAACAGAGAGACTCGTAGATGATGATAAGTTATGTTAAATGCAGAGAGATCATCAAAAGCCATCTCTTACCGTAGCTAGTGTCCTTGGCTAGGCCTCCAATGAAGATTTTACTGCATCAAAAGAGacaaagaaatgagagaaatcACAATAAACCACTAACCCCAGAAAAAAATCCAATGAACCATGTACGAACAGAtggtgagtgagagagagaaagagagaggacgAACCCAGGGCTGGCACCGTCACCGTAGTCGATCCTCTTGGAGCCCATGGGAGTGGTGTAAGTAGATTCAGAAATCTGTCAGCGAAAGGTTTGGACCTAACAATCTATTGCGCGAGGGAGTGACCGTGAAATCGAGGAGCAAGAATGATTAGTCGAAGGATCACGCTACGTACACAGAGGATTTCCACCGAAATCCTCTACCGATAAGTGcaactctgttttttttttttttgaaaatattagatcCCCGCTGGGAGGGAGCTACCGctccctttattttttatttttttatttttttttaactattaagaaaaatttatttaatattattatgaatttttttattctttttaaaatatttaaaaatattaaaaaatgatataaaaaaaaaaactaaaaaaaaaattctctaagCCAAGCAGAAGCTTCCTGCGAATCCCTCAGTGGTGGCGGTAGGccgatccttttttttttcactttttctttcattactttttaaaattatttaaatattttaaaaaaatcgcatatctatttaaaaatacttatttaataactaagttaaaaaataaaaaataaaaatttggcaAACAATTTCAGTAAAAATTATATGTGGCAATAGTATTTTCCTTAGTGAGAATGGGATTAAATTGTTAATGTTTAATGTTAGTAGGCCTATCAAGCTTAAACTTCCATAAGCTAGAGGTACGAAGCTTCTAGAC
This is a stretch of genomic DNA from Carya illinoinensis cultivar Pawnee chromosome 3, C.illinoinensisPawnee_v1, whole genome shotgun sequence. It encodes these proteins:
- the LOC122305511 gene encoding heterogeneous nuclear ribonucleoprotein 1-like encodes the protein MGSKRIDYGDGASPGKIFIGGLAKDTSYETFVSYFEKYGTITDSVIMKDRHTHRPRGFGFITYEDPSVVDQVIQDDHIINGKQVEIKRTVPKGCAEVHDFKTKKIFVGGIPTTVTEDEFKNFFSKHGKVVEHEIIRDHVTKRSRGFGFVVFDSEKVVDHLLASGNMIDMAGTTVEIKKAEPKKASNPAPVPAFGSESRVHSYNDDFGGFGDSYSGFGSGGFAPASYRSLGSFGGGRFGDYGGYGGGNDYCGGYGGFGSGGFAGYRGESSYGYSSRFGSYMGALGGGYAGSGLGAYGRGGGGYDSYGGSGSPVPGYGGPGVLYGGRAGYGGSSRYHPYAR